One genomic segment of Plasmodium vinckei vinckei genome assembly, chromosome: PVVCY_03 includes these proteins:
- a CDS encoding acyl carrier protein, putative yields MLFCKMKILLLSIFFLYYVNAFKNMNNHASLQIASRRSEKSNFRNNDNFLEKRKSKTSLNSTFDEIKSIISKQLSVEEDKIEPTSSFTKDLGADSLDQVELIMALEEHFKITISDQDALKINTVEDAINFIEKNKKPDA; encoded by the exons ATGTTGTTTTGCAAAATGAAGATCCTTTTactttccatatttttcctATACTATGTAAACG cctttaaaaatatgaacaaccATGCCTCATTGCAAATAGCTAGTAGACGAAGTGAAAAATCAAACTTTAGAAATAATGACaattttttagaaaaaagaaaatcaaAAACTTCTTTGAATAGTACATTTGATGAAATTAAAAGTATAATATCAAAGCAATTATCCGTTGAAGAGGATAAAATAGAACCAACTTCAAGTTTTACTAAa GACTTAGGAGCTGATAGCTTAGATCAAGTTGAATTAATAATGGCCTTAGAAGagcattttaaaattacaaTTTCAGATCAAGAtgctttaaaaattaatacagTTGAGGATgctataaattttatagaaaaaaataaaaagccTGATGCATAA
- a CDS encoding ribosome-recycling factor, putative produces MLQKHGFGFAFFIATIILSITTGIKCVYLKRQINENLFEISQHKYPSFFLGDKYNIKNRHFLKNHNKIKYHNKKESDNKRNDAYLLYGHKKKNKNNIENSSLEQTLKTKTSGKWNQTNKNEKGKGSEINYDEDDEDIEMDEDEETEKKTNKQISKNIKEEIKKKNNETLTLKNCSIKKKKLNNIMDKDEEENSTDEQADELDEAEEGEEDDDINEEFEDEEEDIVITEEEFGNLSKLCSEKMNKVYEYIKKESYRFNLNNVSSAMFENEKVKINEQIYTINHICHIKKKENLFIITPYDPYFVNFIYQHFIKEYNELKFYIKDKSVYAVIPPLSEHLKNEIKNKIKDKIEESKITLRNVRKKFMTKLEKIKNYIGKDIYFKQKNHIQSLHDQTKKSIEKIFNEAI; encoded by the coding sequence atgttgCAAAAACATGGCTTTGGGtttgctttttttatcgctactattattttgagTATTACAACTGGAATTAAGTGTGTGTATTTGAAAAGACAGATTAACGagaatttatttgaaatatcACAACATAAATATCCTAGCTTTTTTTTAGGAGACaagtataatataaaaaacagacattttttaaaaaatcacaataaaataaaataccaTAACAAAAAAGAGAGTGATAACAAAAGAAATGACGCCTATTTGCTGTATggtcataaaaaaaaaaataaaaataatattgaaaattcTAGTTTAGAACAAACTTTAAAAACTAAAACATCAGGAAAATGGAatcaaacaaataaaaatgaaaaagggaaaggtagtgaaataaattatgacGAAGATGATGAAGATATAGAAATGGACGAGGATGAGGAAACtgagaaaaaaacaaacaaacaaatttcaaaaaatattaaagaggaaattaaaaaaaaaaataatgaaacattaacactaaaaaattgtagtataaaaaaaaaaaaattaaataatattatggaCAAAGATGAAGAGGAAAATTCTACAGACGAGCAAGCAGATGAACTGGACGAAGCAGAAGAAGGTGAAGAAgatgatgatataaatgaagAGTTCGAagatgaagaagaagataTAGTAATTACAGAAGAGGAGTTTGGAAACTTAAGTAAATTATGTtctgaaaaaatgaataaagtTTAtgagtatataaaaaaagagtCATATagatttaatttaaataatgtttCTAGTGCAATgtttgaaaatgaaaaagtaaaaataaatgaacaaatatatacaataaatcatatatgtcatataaaaaagaaagagaacttatttattataacacCATATGATccatattttgttaattttatttatcaacattttattaaagaatataatgaattaaaattttatataaaagataaatcAGTATATGCTGTTATACCACCTTTGTCTgaacatttaaaaaatgaaattaaaaataaaattaaagacaAAATAGAGGAATCAAAAATAACTCTAAGAAATGttcgaaaaaaatttatgacCAAGctagaaaaaattaaaaattatattggaaaggatatttattttaaacaaaaaaaccATATCCAAAGTTTACATGAtcagacaaaaaaaagtattgaaaaaatattcaacgAGGCGATATAA